From one Bacteroides fragilis NCTC 9343 genomic stretch:
- a CDS encoding glycosyltransferase family 4 protein — MKKIKILFLSSSLENSGPVNVLFNIIKYLDREKMDVTILSLGHSKNKSRKEEFKALVGLNVVELHYKNICQSFCQYFNFMNSYKFDIIHAHCLRSLLFIFLINSNSLKFYTIHIFPGYQTLAIQGKLRGKGLNILSRFLIKRTDVNIACADFLRREIIDSITSHCLSVPNGVEAKAKISVFEKNVLKSKLSLDLKMQYFIFIGRLSVEKRPMFLIENFIKSFPKEYGLIILGDGPLLSQILPFNSERIRVLGFKTNVFDYLVASDFYISASVVEGLANTFLEALSVGLPCLVSNIPSHREVLSGSEEFIGLDFETDDGDDFQYKALCFLEQISKNTKLNVARYFEKYYTAKRMSEDYQKIYISKYTEKKDV; from the coding sequence ATGAAAAAGATAAAAATATTATTTCTTAGTTCTTCTTTAGAAAATTCTGGCCCCGTTAATGTCCTATTTAATATTATAAAATATTTAGATCGGGAAAAGATGGATGTAACTATTTTATCATTAGGGCATTCAAAGAATAAATCACGTAAAGAAGAATTTAAAGCACTTGTAGGATTGAATGTAGTAGAATTGCACTATAAAAATATTTGTCAATCATTTTGTCAATATTTTAATTTTATGAATTCATATAAGTTTGATATTATACATGCTCATTGTTTACGTTCATTACTATTTATTTTTTTAATAAATTCAAATAGTTTGAAATTCTATACAATTCATATTTTCCCAGGTTATCAAACGTTGGCTATTCAAGGCAAATTGAGGGGAAAGGGATTAAATATATTGAGTCGATTTTTAATAAAAAGAACAGATGTAAATATAGCTTGTGCAGATTTTTTAAGAAGGGAAATTATTGATAGTATAACATCACATTGCTTGTCTGTACCTAATGGTGTTGAGGCGAAAGCTAAGATATCGGTATTTGAGAAGAATGTTTTAAAGTCTAAATTATCTTTAGATTTAAAGATGCAGTATTTTATTTTTATAGGTCGCTTGTCTGTGGAAAAAAGACCTATGTTTCTCATTGAAAATTTTATAAAGTCATTTCCTAAAGAATATGGATTGATAATACTAGGTGATGGCCCATTGTTATCCCAAATATTGCCTTTCAATTCTGAACGTATTCGTGTTTTAGGTTTTAAAACTAATGTTTTTGATTATCTTGTAGCATCGGATTTTTATATTTCTGCTTCTGTTGTAGAAGGACTAGCGAATACTTTTTTAGAAGCTTTATCTGTTGGATTGCCTTGTTTAGTTTCAAATATTCCTTCACATAGAGAAGTCTTATCTGGTTCAGAAGAGTTTATAGGTTTAGATTTTGAAACAGATGATGGTGATGATTTTCAATATAAAGCTTTGTGTTTTTTGGAGCAGATTTCAAAAAATACGAAATTAAATGTAGCTCGATATTTTGAGAAATATTATACTGCTAAAAGAATGTCTGAAGATTATCAAAAAATATATATAAGTAAATATACTGAGAAAAAAGATGTTTAA
- a CDS encoding polysaccharide biosynthesis protein, producing MFKDKTLLITGGTGSFGNAVLKRFLDSDIKEVRIFSRDEKKQDDMRHRLQNKKVKFYIGDVRDKRSVDGVMNGVDYIFHAAALKQVPSCEFFPVQAVRTNVLGTENVLDSAIEHGVKNVVVLSTDKACYPINAMGISKAMMEKVAIAKGRQMGEGGQTTICCTRYGNVMASRGSVIPLWVEQMKAGKDITITDPNMTRFMMTLDDAVDLVIYAFQHGHNGDLFVQKAPAATLDTLARSLKEIYKMDTPVRVIGTRHGEKLYESLVTREEMAKAEDMGNYYRIPCDARDLNYDKYFVEGQEKVSKFEDYHSHNTHRLDVDGMKQLLLKLDMIKEDVCLK from the coding sequence ATGTTTAAAGACAAAACCCTTTTAATTACCGGTGGAACAGGTTCTTTCGGTAATGCTGTATTGAAAAGATTTTTGGATTCCGATATCAAAGAGGTTCGTATTTTTTCCCGTGATGAAAAGAAGCAAGACGATATGCGCCATCGCCTTCAAAATAAGAAGGTGAAATTCTACATTGGTGATGTACGTGATAAACGTTCTGTGGATGGAGTGATGAATGGGGTGGACTATATTTTCCATGCTGCTGCACTGAAACAGGTTCCCTCTTGTGAGTTTTTCCCTGTTCAAGCTGTTCGGACAAATGTATTAGGTACTGAGAATGTGCTTGATTCAGCCATTGAGCATGGAGTCAAGAATGTAGTTGTGCTCTCGACGGATAAGGCTTGTTATCCTATCAATGCCATGGGGATCAGTAAGGCCATGATGGAAAAGGTCGCTATTGCTAAAGGACGTCAAATGGGAGAGGGTGGTCAAACTACCATCTGCTGTACCCGTTATGGCAATGTGATGGCAAGCCGCGGATCAGTGATCCCTTTGTGGGTGGAGCAAATGAAGGCCGGCAAGGATATCACAATAACCGATCCGAACATGACTCGTTTTATGATGACACTGGATGATGCAGTTGATCTGGTGATTTATGCTTTTCAGCATGGGCATAATGGCGACTTGTTTGTCCAAAAAGCACCTGCAGCTACTCTTGATACGCTAGCCCGTTCTTTAAAGGAAATTTACAAAATGGATACCCCCGTACGTGTTATCGGTACACGTCATGGTGAGAAACTTTATGAATCATTAGTGACTCGTGAGGAAATGGCCAAGGCGGAAGATATGGGTAATTATTATCGGATACCTTGTGATGCCCGTGATCTTAATTATGATAAATATTTTGTGGAAGGACAAGAGAAGGTCTCTAAATTCGAGGACTACCATTCACATAATACCCATCGTTTGGATGTGGACGGAATGAAACAGTTGTTATTGAAACTTGATATGATAAAGGAGGATGTATGCTTAAAGTAA
- the wecB gene encoding non-hydrolyzing UDP-N-acetylglucosamine 2-epimerase — translation MLKVMTIVGTRPEIIKLSRVMAELDKYTEHIMVHTGQNFDYELNEIFFQELRIRKPDYFLDAAGKNAAETIANVIRKSDELMDQVKPDALLLYGDTNSCISVISAKRRKIPIFHMEAGNRCFDQRVPEEINRKIVDHLSDINMPLSEHARKYLLAEGLRPETVIKIGSPMTEVLIYHKAEIEENDVLEKEGLKKGDYFIVSTHREENVDSEKNFSDLLSSLNAIVDKYHKKVIVSTHPRTRKKLESIGFINSNPMIEFMKPFGFMEYIKLQQNAFCVISDSGTITEESSILHFPAITIRQAHERPEGMDEGTLIMTGLNSDRILESIEIVTSQYAEGADVIHSIPDYASDNVSKKVVRIILSYTDYINRTVWHKEI, via the coding sequence ATGCTTAAAGTAATGACGATTGTCGGAACTCGTCCTGAGATCATAAAGTTGAGTCGTGTGATGGCTGAGTTGGACAAATACACTGAACATATTATGGTTCATACCGGTCAGAATTTCGATTATGAACTGAATGAAATCTTTTTTCAGGAACTTCGCATCCGTAAGCCGGACTATTTTCTGGATGCTGCCGGAAAGAATGCCGCAGAGACGATAGCCAATGTAATCCGTAAATCGGATGAATTGATGGACCAAGTGAAACCGGATGCTTTATTGTTGTATGGTGATACTAATAGCTGTATTTCCGTGATTTCCGCAAAACGGCGTAAGATTCCTATTTTTCATATGGAGGCTGGTAACCGCTGTTTTGACCAGCGTGTTCCTGAAGAGATCAATCGTAAGATTGTGGATCATTTGAGTGATATCAATATGCCTCTTTCAGAGCATGCACGTAAATACTTGCTGGCTGAAGGGTTACGTCCGGAGACCGTGATCAAAATCGGATCGCCAATGACAGAGGTTTTGATCTATCATAAGGCGGAAATAGAAGAGAATGATGTTTTAGAAAAAGAGGGGTTGAAAAAAGGTGATTACTTTATTGTAAGTACGCATCGTGAGGAAAATGTGGATTCCGAGAAGAACTTTTCCGACCTGCTTTCTTCTCTGAACGCCATTGTGGACAAATATCATAAAAAGGTGATTGTTTCCACCCACCCCCGTACCCGCAAAAAGTTGGAATCTATTGGCTTTATTAATTCCAATCCGATGATTGAGTTTATGAAACCTTTTGGTTTCATGGAGTATATCAAACTTCAACAGAATGCTTTTTGTGTTATTTCTGACAGTGGTACGATCACGGAGGAATCTTCTATTCTTCATTTTCCGGCTATAACTATCCGTCAGGCACACGAGCGACCTGAAGGTATGGATGAAGGGACGCTGATCATGACCGGATTGAATAGTGACCGTATTCTGGAGTCTATCGAAATTGTAACTTCCCAGTATGCAGAAGGTGCAGACGTAATTCACTCTATTCCTGATTATGCTTCGGATAATGTATCTAAAAAAGTAGTCCGTATCATTCTTTCCTATACAGATTATATCAACCGTACGGTTTGGCATAAAGAAATCTAG
- a CDS encoding dTDP-4-dehydrorhamnose reductase family protein, which produces MVKKKILLFGATGMAGHMAYYYLQCTGKYDLVNVVYRTQLTDDSIVVDVTDGDAVSRLVREVRPDFILNCIGVLIRGSREHPDNAILINAWFPHLLKKLSDEVGAKLIHISTDCVFSGKKGNYSETDFRDADDVYGRSKALGEIINDKDLTIRTSIIGPELKENGEGLFHWFMHQHGCVNGFQTAIWGGVTTLELAKAIDVAIDQGVTGLIQLSNGLGISKFDLLHLFSRIWHKQDVEILPFDGNGIDKSIAKSARFSYVVPGYEEMLREQYDWMQNKQELYRTLYL; this is translated from the coding sequence ATGGTTAAAAAGAAGATTCTGTTGTTCGGCGCCACAGGTATGGCCGGGCATATGGCTTATTATTATCTGCAATGTACGGGGAAATACGATCTTGTGAATGTAGTTTATCGTACCCAATTGACTGATGATAGTATTGTTGTGGATGTGACGGATGGGGATGCTGTCAGTCGGCTCGTTCGTGAAGTCCGTCCTGATTTTATCCTGAATTGTATTGGCGTATTGATAAGAGGTTCCAGAGAACATCCGGACAATGCTATTCTGATAAATGCATGGTTCCCTCATTTGCTCAAGAAACTATCGGATGAAGTGGGAGCAAAGTTGATTCATATCAGTACGGATTGTGTTTTCTCCGGTAAAAAAGGTAACTATTCAGAAACTGATTTCCGGGATGCTGACGATGTTTATGGTCGTAGCAAAGCACTCGGTGAGATAATCAATGACAAAGATCTGACAATCCGTACTTCTATCATAGGTCCTGAATTGAAGGAGAATGGCGAAGGCTTGTTTCATTGGTTTATGCATCAGCATGGTTGTGTGAATGGTTTCCAGACTGCTATTTGGGGAGGTGTGACCACTCTGGAATTGGCGAAAGCCATTGATGTGGCCATCGATCAGGGAGTAACCGGTTTAATACAACTGAGTAATGGCCTTGGTATAAGTAAATTTGATTTGTTACATCTGTTTTCCCGTATATGGCACAAACAAGATGTTGAGATCCTGCCATTTGATGGAAATGGAATAGACAAGTCGATCGCAAAGTCCGCAAGATTTAGTTATGTTGTACCCGGATATGAAGAGATGCTTCGGGAACAATATGATTGGATGCAGAATAAACAGGAGCTATACCGAACTCTATATTTATGA
- a CDS encoding glycosyltransferase family 4 protein — translation MKILLVSQYFWPETFRVNDLAQELVLRGNEVTVLTGKPNYPQGAIYKGYSFWGYKKEYYKGIELIRVPLIPRGKGSGLRLALNYLSFVLFSCLYILFHKRKFDVSLTFAISPITQVYAALLHKKLFGSRAYLWVQDLWPESVSAAGKMNSGLVYRMLTKMVQSIYQKVDGICIQSEAFSQSILQKGDYKHKISYIPNWAEDLFTDDSLINKEHFKSLIPDGFVVMFAGNIGEAQDFDSILKAAIRTKEYKDIKWVIVGDGRKKEFVEQQVKELNLCDTVFLLGRYPLEDMPDLFIHADVMLVSLKDQNIFSLTIPSKIQSYMAFGKPIISMINGIGNEIIKEANCGFTANAGDFESLANNVKRLSRMDKNMLYEKGRAGKEYYQLSFAKKKIIDNLIEVFQSE, via the coding sequence ATGAAAATATTATTGGTTTCCCAATACTTCTGGCCAGAGACATTTCGTGTTAATGATTTGGCGCAAGAGCTTGTATTACGGGGTAACGAAGTGACAGTCTTAACAGGAAAACCTAATTATCCTCAAGGGGCTATTTATAAGGGATATAGTTTTTGGGGCTATAAAAAAGAATATTATAAAGGTATTGAACTGATTCGTGTTCCGTTAATACCTCGTGGTAAAGGTTCAGGGTTGCGTTTGGCATTGAATTATTTGTCTTTTGTATTGTTTTCTTGTTTATATATACTTTTTCATAAGCGAAAGTTTGATGTTTCTTTAACATTTGCAATTTCTCCTATTACTCAGGTGTATGCAGCTCTACTTCACAAAAAGCTGTTTGGTAGTCGTGCTTATCTTTGGGTTCAGGATTTGTGGCCTGAAAGTGTGTCCGCTGCGGGTAAGATGAATTCTGGTTTAGTATATCGAATGTTAACTAAGATGGTACAAAGTATCTATCAAAAAGTCGATGGGATTTGTATACAGTCGGAAGCCTTTAGTCAGTCCATACTGCAAAAAGGAGATTATAAGCATAAAATTAGTTATATTCCTAACTGGGCTGAAGATTTGTTCACTGATGATTCTTTGATTAATAAGGAACATTTTAAGTCGTTGATCCCTGATGGATTTGTTGTAATGTTTGCTGGTAATATAGGAGAGGCCCAAGATTTTGATTCAATATTGAAAGCTGCCATTCGGACCAAAGAGTATAAAGATATTAAGTGGGTAATTGTTGGCGATGGACGAAAAAAAGAGTTTGTAGAGCAGCAAGTTAAAGAGTTGAATTTATGTGATACTGTTTTTTTATTAGGACGCTATCCTTTGGAAGACATGCCGGATCTGTTTATTCATGCAGATGTAATGCTTGTCTCTTTAAAAGACCAGAATATTTTCTCTTTAACTATTCCATCAAAGATACAATCTTATATGGCTTTTGGAAAACCTATTATTTCTATGATAAATGGTATTGGTAATGAAATAATAAAGGAGGCAAACTGCGGCTTTACAGCTAATGCCGGAGATTTTGAATCGTTGGCAAACAATGTGAAAAGATTATCTCGAATGGATAAAAATATGCTGTATGAAAAAGGGAGAGCCGGGAAGGAATATTATCAATTATCTTTTGCAAAGAAAAAGATAATTGATAATTTAATAGAAGTTTTTCAATCTGAGTGA
- a CDS encoding NAD-dependent epimerase/dehydratase family protein, with translation MNILITGAYGFVGTNLINNLKIKHNLYGLDIVRPTREGVLKTFCWKDIDPESFPLQTLPQFDAIIHLAGKAHDTKKQSAAQSYFDINTGLTQKIFDFFLESSAKKFIFFSSVKAAADSVVGDMLTEDVIPAPIGPYGESKIRAEEYIKEHFAFPTVSSCECSPFREMTSVTEKQVYILRPCMIHGPGNKGNLNLLYNVVKKGIPWPLGDFENRRSFTSIDNLCYVIEGLLTKEVPTGIYHMGDDEALSTNELIAIMCEAMGKQPHIWKMNKGFMEGCAGLGTLLHLPLNTERLRKLTENYVVSNAKIKAALGIDKMPVTAKEGLIKTIRSFEETK, from the coding sequence ATGAATATTCTTATTACAGGGGCTTATGGATTTGTAGGCACTAATCTGATTAATAATTTAAAAATTAAACACAACCTTTACGGACTTGATATCGTGCGTCCGACAAGAGAAGGTGTACTGAAAACATTTTGTTGGAAAGATATTGATCCAGAGTCATTCCCATTACAAACTCTCCCCCAATTTGATGCAATCATTCATCTTGCCGGAAAGGCTCATGATACGAAAAAACAATCAGCTGCTCAGTCTTATTTTGATATTAATACCGGTCTGACTCAAAAGATATTTGATTTCTTTTTGGAGTCTTCTGCGAAGAAATTCATATTTTTTAGTTCAGTAAAAGCTGCGGCTGATAGTGTAGTGGGAGATATGCTTACTGAGGATGTTATTCCGGCTCCTATTGGTCCTTATGGGGAAAGTAAAATAAGAGCTGAAGAGTATATAAAGGAACATTTTGCATTTCCCACTGTCTCCTCCTGCGAGTGTTCTCCTTTTCGGGAGATGACTTCGGTTACAGAAAAACAGGTTTATATATTAAGACCTTGTATGATTCATGGTCCGGGGAATAAAGGAAATCTGAATCTATTGTATAATGTGGTGAAGAAAGGAATTCCCTGGCCATTGGGTGACTTCGAAAATCGTCGTTCGTTTACTTCAATTGATAACCTATGCTATGTGATTGAGGGATTATTGACTAAAGAGGTACCTACGGGCATTTATCACATGGGGGATGATGAAGCTTTATCAACAAATGAGTTGATTGCCATCATGTGTGAGGCAATGGGAAAACAGCCCCATATCTGGAAGATGAATAAGGGCTTTATGGAAGGATGTGCCGGACTGGGAACTTTACTCCATTTGCCACTGAATACGGAAAGGCTTCGTAAACTGACAGAGAATTATGTGGTAAGTAATGCTAAGATCAAAGCTGCTCTCGGGATTGATAAAATGCCTGTGACAGCTAAAGAGGGGTTGATTAAAACCATTCGTTCATTTGAAGAAACTAAATAA
- a CDS encoding MraY family glycosyltransferase, whose amino-acid sequence MYYLIILVLLFLAELFYFRIADKCNIIDKPNERSSHTRITLRGGGIIFFFGALAYFLTNQFEYPWFMLALTLITFISFVDDIRSTSQGLRLVFHFTAMALMFYQWGLFSLPWWTIVVALIVCTGIINAYNFMDGINGITGGYSLVVLTALAFINGVYVPFVEPTLIYTMLCAVLVFNFFNFRKQAKCFAGDVGSVSIAFVILFLIGMLIIRTENFSWIVLLAVYGVDSVLTIIHRLMLHENIGLPHRKHLYQIMANELKIPHVVVSLVYMLVQAVVIAGYLLFPGNEYGYLSGTIIALSLVYILFMKRFFCLHQAK is encoded by the coding sequence ATGTACTATTTAATAATCCTGGTTCTGCTATTTCTGGCAGAACTTTTTTATTTCCGTATTGCTGATAAATGCAATATCATCGATAAACCGAACGAGCGGAGTTCGCACACCCGGATCACTTTGAGAGGGGGAGGAATCATTTTCTTCTTTGGCGCATTAGCTTACTTTCTGACGAATCAGTTTGAGTATCCTTGGTTTATGCTGGCTCTGACATTGATTACTTTTATCAGTTTTGTAGACGACATTCGTTCTACTTCTCAGGGGTTACGTTTGGTGTTTCATTTTACGGCGATGGCTTTGATGTTCTATCAATGGGGGTTGTTCAGTTTGCCTTGGTGGACCATTGTGGTTGCTTTGATTGTTTGCACAGGGATTATCAATGCCTATAATTTTATGGATGGTATTAATGGTATTACAGGTGGATACTCGTTGGTGGTGCTGACGGCATTAGCATTTATAAATGGGGTATATGTTCCATTTGTAGAGCCGACTTTGATTTATACCATGCTTTGTGCTGTGTTGGTCTTTAACTTCTTCAATTTCCGGAAACAGGCAAAGTGTTTTGCGGGGGATGTAGGTTCGGTTAGCATTGCTTTCGTGATCCTCTTTCTGATCGGTATGCTGATAATCCGTACGGAAAATTTCAGCTGGATTGTCTTGTTGGCAGTCTATGGGGTGGATAGTGTGCTGACAATAATTCATCGGTTGATGTTGCATGAGAATATTGGTTTGCCACATCGGAAACATTTGTATCAGATTATGGCAAATGAGCTGAAAATTCCTCACGTAGTGGTTTCATTGGTGTATATGTTGGTGCAGGCAGTAGTTATAGCCGGGTATCTTCTATTTCCGGGGAATGAATATGGGTATTTGTCGGGTACCATTATTGCGCTGAGTTTGGTCTATATTCTATTTATGAAGCGTTTCTTTTGCTTGCATCAAGCGAAGTGA
- a CDS encoding helix-turn-helix domain-containing protein: MLLLAKRIKEYRLAARMSQKEMAEKSGVSLATISHFE, from the coding sequence ATGCTACTTTTAGCGAAACGCATAAAGGAGTATAGGCTTGCCGCACGGATGAGCCAAAAGGAAATGGCGGAGAAATCCGGTGTGAGTCTTGCTACTATAAGCCATTTTGAATAA
- a CDS encoding HU family DNA-binding protein, with product MPLFYRARQSQLKTKEGKKQWHLTLVKVGKMVTSQQLAEVIAEKSSLTPGDVHNVIRNLMTAMRKELLNSRSVRLEGLGTFTMKACTQGHGVDQEEEVSPNQVAALRCLFTPEYTRPAAIGTTRALLQGVEFQKVSAIGGAINGGSGSGDIVDDPTA from the coding sequence ATGCCTTTATTTTATAGAGCGAGACAATCGCAGTTGAAAACTAAAGAGGGAAAGAAACAGTGGCACCTGACTCTGGTGAAAGTTGGAAAAATGGTAACTTCACAACAGTTGGCTGAAGTAATAGCTGAAAAATCATCGTTGACACCGGGTGATGTTCATAATGTGATTCGTAACTTGATGACTGCCATGCGTAAAGAATTGTTGAATAGCCGTTCGGTACGTCTGGAGGGATTAGGCACTTTCACGATGAAAGCTTGTACACAAGGGCATGGAGTGGATCAAGAGGAAGAGGTGAGTCCGAATCAGGTGGCGGCTCTTCGTTGTCTGTTTACTCCGGAATATACTCGTCCCGCAGCTATCGGCACTACCCGTGCTTTGCTTCAGGGAGTGGAATTCCAGAAAGTCAGTGCGATAGGGGGAGCAATTAATGGCGGATCGGGTAGTGGAGATATTGTGGATGATCCGACAGCCTGA
- a CDS encoding smalltalk protein — protein MKKTGWNIILKLIIAVASAVAGVIGGQAMTL, from the coding sequence ATGAAGAAAACGGGATGGAATATTATATTGAAGTTGATTATTGCTGTGGCAAGTGCTGTAGCCGGTGTAATAGGCGGGCAGGCTATGACATTATAA